A window of Glycine soja cultivar W05 chromosome 2, ASM419377v2, whole genome shotgun sequence genomic DNA:
ttggatttatgTGTTGTAATTTGTTTGATTTGGAAAGCGTTTGGCATTACAAAAATAATGCTTCTTTGTATGAACGAGGTGTCAGTCAATTCGGGATATAAATGGCGATGTGGGGCTTGACGTTCGACCCTCCAAACTGGGCCCCCAACCAATTGCACATTTTTGTTAGGAATGAAAAATTGGTATTGAtgcaacaaaaagaagaaacaaaaaaagtatttgATCTTGagggattgggaattttcttcgtCTTTAGCCTGAtcattttctttgaattatacaGAAACATATGTTTGGATAAACCTTTTTATAgatacaccaaaaaaaaaattgaaaaaataggaTCATAAAATACATGGAActctttttataagttaaaacaaacttaggtattttttatttttataagaactaTCTCATGTAGCATTTTCAAAAAGAAGTGAgaagttgattttaatttatagaagaagcttaatttattttgtcttttttttccttttataagtACTTATAAAAGAAGTATAttcaaataaagtttaaatatttcatttcaattaataaataaaaatatattttgtaaattttcataattaaaaattcaaccTAGTATTAAGAGTTTcatatattatcaaataattaaaaaaacattctaaatttattaataatttaagtacatatgataatttgtgattgaGTGTATGTATGATGTATTTTAGTTAAATTCGattattaattaacatataaatttcatttcataattttattattattattattattattattattattttcacgtgaaaatgaaattgaggTTGACAAACTTGACAGTTGCGATTAGCATTTACGTCTTTACAGAAAACTATACTACAATTGTCCATGTTTCATGATTTACACGTCggcttatttttcctttaattaattaataaaaaaatggcaaGACAAGTGTTTTTATGTATGGATAATTGgatatctttttcatattcacgaatttaacataaatttaaaattttattgaatatcgtgaattttaatcaatttactAATTTAAAACGGTTTCTTTTGACCAACATGTAATTGTAAGAGTAAAATtgtgcttattttttttaagtaagttttatgagaaaaaatatttcaggAGAGAATTCACTGAATGAAGATGTTGAGTCACATGTTTTGACATAAAATAATTACCGACAAATATTTCATACCAATATTAtaataatctttaaaaataacttttgtgAACATGTCAATTTTATAAGTTTGAGTGGTAATGCATaatattaaaagagaaaatagattATACAtgacaatgtaaaataattttacatcacaattcatcataatttattatgtatgataaatttattgataatattaaaaatcatattaataataatttatgattaaatgatagtataaaattattttaaagtgttaatatataatcattaaacttatattaaaaataaaaaatttgaaagtgtGGCATGTGGCAAGCTTTTatgattatttaattagttttgtttGTTAAAGTTATTTCAAATATCTACTGTTTTTTAGAATGGAAAACAGCTTAAGTTCTAATTTGAGATTTATTAAAACCAGGTAAAAATAACAGATGAAGTATTTTTTCAAGagggataataataataatataaagttatataactaaaatgtaatatataaagaaacttttttttaaaaaaataatgtttcccATAAGATATGACATGACATAGGAGAAAAGTTTCCACGAGCTAACTTATATAGTAATCTTTATTGAGAAAAATGGTACATGAAAATTGGTTAATTCACCATCCAATTGTAAAGCTGTAGGCATCAAGTAAATTTTCATGACTACAAATCtgcaatgaaaattaaaaaatttaagcaatGATAACactaataatgatgatgataataggAACCACAAATATCATGATGTCGATCATgacaattatgatattaatgataatatgaTCATGATAAGAAtgataatttacttttatttgtttatcgtattattaatagttttcattgtttattttaacaaatttttcatttgaaacATCTCTCTCAAACTAGATTTTAGATAAATCGAATATAgccaaaaagtaattttataatcGAAAtgcacttatattttaaaatttatattactcgctaaatttgattcatttaatattaaaataattaaaaaatttatacaaaattataaacttaatctatttaaaaaaaaattaaagtatataaaaaaatgattaaattgaataactctattaaaaatttcatttgaaataACTTGTTGCCCATTATCTATTTTAAACAACTTAATAATCTCGCTTCCTTAGACGTTTTTGTCTACCTTTTTAATTAGTCACCATGGCACTCTATCACGCACGCGGATGTTTAGAAATATCAAAACTAAGACATAACCCAAGAGCTAAGGACACGTAcgtattagaaaaagaaaaaaaaagaagagaatatgctcgaaagaaaaagcaaaagaCTCTTGTAGAAAAATCACTTGAAGCTCAAGGAaggaatattttatttatatattattacatgagttaattttataaattacccCCTTTGCCTTTTTCTTCCCCGTATAATAGCTACCATTAGTACTGCGACTATTTATCTTGTGTAAGTTATTATGCATACAGAACGTGTACTCTACGATagctttaaaaaaatacttgtactttACGAACAAATATATGTCATGTGGCAAAAGTACACAAGTAATGTGCCAACAAACGGTTCTACATCTAAAACAAAATTCTAACAAacagttttaattttatatattctcCTCCAACCAGGTAGCTCATCCGAAACTTTTAAGCACATTTTTTAAGATGGCAATTGGTGATTTCCCTATTGAACTATGCAACAAAAGGCTGTAGTCATCACaccattaattaattcataGATGCTTAAATTCAAAATTGAGTTAATTAGAAGCATACATGGCAGTGGGGCTTATGAGGAAGAGTCTTGACAGTTTCAGATTTGGCAACCACCACCTTCGAAAGTTGTTGATTGATTCtgtatataattttcatttctcaTACTCTTACAAAATGAAATGGTCAAAACATTGTATGCTtggattaattttgtgataattaattatgagtAAAAAAGCAaccttaactttttttaaataaaagaaaaaaagataaaggatataaaaaaaaaagttcaaagcaAAGAGCTTTTTAGCATAGCTTATTGGAAGTTACTTTGAGATAATGCACTTACAAAGGCATGAACTGGAATAATTTAAAGTTGTAATAATACTAGTGGTAGGTAGGGGAAATGTTATCTCTTTCAttcgagttttttttttcatattaaaaattacaattcacTTTTAATGAGAATAAAGCCAAAGTGAATAaggatatgtattttttatttatcccaGTGGAAATACCAATTAACCTAGCTATTTCAAGCCTAATTCCGTTTGTATTAATTAACTTATCAATAAATGAGCACATGATGTAATTGAAATTCAATAGAGATCAATTACCCTTGTAAAAAGAAAGCTGCATTAACCGAaccataaaaattaatctttgcCGTTTATTTTTACACCTACGACTAATCCACTAATCCCCAATACATGATTGTAAAGTAAAATTGATAGCAtctttaaatcaaagagaaaattatTGCAATGACTAACTTTTAGATGTAATTATAGCTAAAGCTATAGTCAACTGTACCTAACTGCCAATTAAATTGTCTACCTAGCAATTCTAATCAAACACTCACATCAATAGAAACATTTCTTAATTTCACCCACATTTTATGACCTAAAAATACGTCATTCAAGTTCAACACATGTGGTGGGTATATtggccattaaaaaaaaattccaaaactgAAAATTGGACTCAAAAGGTTTAACATATTAGCTGAGTTAGACCATGCATTACCACCACCGTGCCAAACATGCAACGACAAAATGCAATAAAGAAACAACAACTCCTATAGTTTCTACCAAACTTACCGAAACTAACGACTACGCATCCTTATTTTTTTCCACCGTATTATTACTATGAAGTGTACACTTCAAGTTGGGATGGTAATCCGATCTTGGTAACTTAGCCTTCTAGTACCTCATATTTGAGGGCTCTTGGATCGTAATTCGAtccaaatattttgatattgtaTTCAATTTGATTATTCTCATAATACTAGACTTATCATAAAACTGACATAGATGTAATCACATATCCATGATGGATTCATAATATTTTAGCTGTGACTTatattataacttattttttaaactaatttttaaattagaaataatttataactacctatatatgttatattaagaaaaaaaaataaaaatttagtgaGGTCAATTGTCCCCTTACTCTTAAAAGTAGATCCGTCCTTACATACTGAAATCCTAACATTTTGATACGTCATAGTATATTCATCCTTAAATATCGAAGACAGGATGGACATGTAAAAGAagataaagtatttttattttgacttaGGAAGATAGATGAAAcaatacattttatttaaatgtttcagACTAGATTGTCTTCATCTACTAAGAAATCTTTTATAGAACACAAAGTATTAACCAATTTTATTAACAGTgaattttcattgaaaaatttgatttattatttttactaaagtaTCATTTTTAACTACACTTTTTATCTACAAAAATCAagtaaaaaactttatttttcagctcattttttatttagattttttttcttaaccttCTTACTCATCAGAAAAAAATAACTCTGGTTAAGAccggaaaataaataaaatctatctaaaaattatttttgcgaagaatcatttttatataaaggGGTGTTTGTTTCATAGACTATTTAGTTATTCTCAAGAAtattgaattagaaaaaaattatcccaCATTTATTATAAggtcataaaaatattaatcatgagtatattttatttatcaaaaaaacatttcatgtttttatcaatatttaatcCTGACAAAGGAGATGGGGGAATTCTGAGACAAAAATATCTcttcattaataaaaattgatatatatcCTCTTACTAATCACTATCCACTACTCTCTCATTGTTCTTTTATGATCCATGCTTAAATTTTTTCCAATCTCACAAATATCATTCCCGTCTCATTAGTCTTCCCACAATTTGATTTAATGTCAGTTTCATTCTTACATTTTACGATAATTTATTCGTTCTTCTCTAATGCTCCTTATTGAATAGGCGTTCTTATGGTTCTTGTGTTTTCCTTTCAATCAATTATTGTAATAGTCAAACACATGAAAAGGAAACAAGAGATGAGATGTAATGaaaatttttctaataaaaatattttagtaattataatatataaacatttGTTATAATcattcctaaaaatataaaaaataatctcaaccaattttaatagttaaccagacatattttttaataatattaaaaaataatattctgatcttatatttctaaaaaaaagtatttttaggaCTAAAAAATATGCTTAAATAAACGCCCGTTGGAGTAATAGTATATATGTTGAAAACGACTATACATTCTTATGTATACCAGTAAGAACTCGCCTGAACAGTGGCACTGCTCATTAATTATCCGAATCATCATTATTTCTTGCTATTAGTGTTGAGTCATCAAAGTGAAATACAATACCTGACTTAACTtgcctaactttttttttaaaactcaaatAAATACAAGTTTAGGAGAAAAGaatgttctttatttcattcactattaattattaatggtaTTAactaataagataaataaattacaaaatccATAAATTTAATTCCCACAGATTATACACCAGACCAGACGATCCGAAAAGGATAAGCTTCGTTTTTTTGGTAAAAGCTTAAAGTGTTTTTCACATTATTGAACTAAAGTAATTTTTGCTTGAACGTTTTTTACATATGcatcattttgaaaataaatttaatttattaaaatacattcgtaatataaaaatattttacaccatcatttttaaaaatgaatttagttATCGTGTATAATACGGTTGTTAATAAAGCAAAAAGGAGAGAGTGGCTTAGGGGGACCATGatcactttcaatttttttttaattttatttgaattattatacaaataattttgaatttttttacattaaaaatatataaaaaaattatttacactaataatataaataaaaaaattatttacataaatgatacaaaatattttcacGTTGAAAAATCAATTCCTCAAGAATCGTTTTTCAACAtcacaactttttttatttattttcacattAGTTAACAAATCGATTCTAGAGAAACCAATTTCTTAACTAGTGCTtgtttttattctaaatatgatatttttattttttaaaaaactcagTTAACATAACTCGTTTTTTTcttaactgattttttttaacgttttataaaatgttttttaattattttaaatttgttttttattaatttatatgtgtatatatatatatatatattattttatattaatttttttgcatgtgttgttgttaattttatattaaatttattttgtttaaaattctttataaatatttctatcatgtttaaaataatttttaattatttgataacaAAATTTTTGCCTTCAAAAAGTgtggaaattaaatttttgaaataggttatttcattcaatatttttttaacaataacatcaatatactttttaactaaaattgaaTATAACTCACAAAgtatcatttttagtttttactcaacaatatttcatttttaattcattattttaataaattttgattaccaaaaaaaattttaattaataaaaaacatattaaataacaATTGTTATTCATACAAATTAAATACAAGTAACAAAAAGTTATAGTAATTTACACCTTGTTCAATCAAttgaactaaatttttttaatttactaaattaCATATGACAAATGTTTAttggtatttaattaaaaaattaaaaaataaacttatttattaaaatatataaaattatattatttataactttttttaatactcatgtatgatttttattataaatattttttatttaatttttaaccaatATTCTAATACATAACAAGAACAGTAACATATCAGTGACACTCATAAATTCTTgctatataaaatcaaaaagtAAATCCAAATCAATAAATTCTTTACAAGCTTTTATTGTGAAATCTTACTTGAACGCTAACTAAGGGTGTTTGACTGGTTTGGCAAGGGAATTTTGAATCAGATAAAATGTTAGTATAACTTGGCCAAttcaaaagaaagagagaaactgTCTCAACCAACAActaccctctctctctctatatctatatatagacAGTGTTGTGAGTTATAACTACTGTTGCTTGCTTAAAccaatctctctctctcctctctctctgaTTAATAACTTATGGAAGGTTTTTCACCGGAGGCGGAGGCGACAGCGGTGGCCGTACGGCGGGCGTTGGAGCTGCTGCAGCTGAACGACCCCGTTTTGAGGGTCCAAGCGGCGAGGGACATCCGGCGCCTGACCAAGACCTCGCAGCGGTGCCGCCGCCAGCTCCGGCAAGCCGTGGCGCCACTCGTGTCCATGCTCCGCGTTGACTCGTCCGAGTTCCACGAACCCGCGCTTCTCGCTCTGCTTAACCTCGCCGTACAAGACGAAAAGTACGTACCTCTTCTACTCTTGAACAATCTTTATTAACTGGAATCAACACCTTTTCTCAATTTgcaattttggagccaaaaaaaaaatattttgtctcAGAATACATAAATGTTGAATGGTAATACTATAATAGTAATTGTTGCCgtactattttatttaatttggtgAAGAGTGtttgttataattaatttgtgacTTTGTGTATAGGATTTACGGTATCGGAGTCCTGAGATATTCCTCTGAGGAATCCTCCTCTGAGTTTTTGCGAATAATTTTGGtttctttattatattaattattatttttcttgtaattaCTCAATCTGTGTGGATGTTGTGAAACATATGGGATTCACGGAATCGTCAAGTtgggaataaaatattttcaatttggtgAACAAACAAATACATACATGCCACAACAATGGGTTTTTTATTCGTAGATATTTAGAAGAGATTATGAGAAGTTTGTAAATATATAGTTTATGTCTtagctttttgttttgtttaacttattaaaataaatttgattagcTTATTTCCTTAagtttcataatttaatttacgaTCTAAACTCTCAAGtaataaaactttattaaataaGTACTTAATGAAGTTATTTACTCAAATATGCTCTTTAGtcttttcctatttttctatttaCATCCCTTTTATaggtgagaaaaataaaagaaattttagggttttttttaaCCTCAGCCAGATTTCTGTTAGGATTTAGGAAAGAAAGATGAGCATGAATGGAATTTTCGCGGTTGGTATTCCCATTTctgtcagaaaaaaaaattaaaatttcatggCTTAGAATTAGAGTGCAAAAGTTGGTTGgttgaattgatgaaatattctgaagaagaaaagagaaaattctaGGCGAAGTTTGAGTATTTGCTtgtcatatttttcatttttaatgtttttcacttttttatacCGTGTCACGTGTACTGATTGGATATTGATTTATCATGGTTTCTTATAGATTCAATGCGTGCATAAACAGGTTAACAAGAAATAATTGGATGCTTTAACAATAGAATCTTATCAAATTGGAGGGTGGTTTTTGTTTGGTAAATATGGTGCACTTCACCGTTTTAACGTTTTAGGCTTGTCTTTAAATGAAGTTAACCTGATATCATTTGTTGGCGAAATATTATTAGATAGATAAAAGGTGGGGCCTGCAAAAAGATGCACTGGTTATAAATCAGTATAAATTTGTCAACGGGAAATAGTAAACAAACTTCAAACAAATGAGCCATGATTTAGATGTGGTTTATTATTTCGTCCTAGTTTTAAAATAtcacaaagaaaataataaaagtaaaaatattctataaaattattaaatcatagagtaaaaacaatttatttttataattctgGCTATTGTTTTACTATTTAACTTTTCTTTTACGCTTGATTATATAAGTAAGCTGTGCCCTCTCGTTTTAATGTTTATTGTTGGAGATGTTACATGTCCCTTCATTCAATGCGGTATTCAATCACCGAATggctttttttttcaactttcgTACTCTTCGCATTAAGGCTATGCTTGTGGTTGTATGTGAAATggatataaaaagataaaaaaaatgttttgattttaccTATTGTTGCTAATGAAATCACTTTCATATCTCACTTTCAAGATGTACGAGTGGCCAACATATTACGGCGGAGtgtaaaaatcatttaagtTCCATCTTTcatactttctttttcttccctaaCATTTTTGTTCTATCATTAACTTTGACgtgattttcaatttaaaattttcacttCTCGATTTTCCATGTAGTCAAAAAGCATAACcaaaaatttatagttttagGTCGGTGTTTTGATTCCTAATTACCTTTTATATTGAATGCTTTAAGTAAAGAGAAAACCATACTTTTATATGTGTTCCACATTCAAATttcccttctctctcttttttgggTCCCTGGGGTGGATAGCATATTTTGatgattatattttatctaataACTGGTAGATTGTCGGGTCCATAAATGAGCTATAATCATAGAAAATTTCTGCTATATTCGACTTTTggaagaaataaatttatcacaaaCCCAATAATTCGGCCTAATGGCTTTTAAACTTCATTATCCTCATTGtactcacacacacaaaaaataaaaaaattatgacataCTCTAAGCCATCATCATATGTGTGTAAATCAGGGGATCTAATGTTAATCTGGCTTAAATATTGGTCTTGGAATTGTTTCCCCTTTGTAGCTTGGCATTAATCTTGCATCTGGGGCCTGTTTGAGCATGTCCAGCTTAGGATTGAAGATAATCTGATAGTGtcttttattagaaaatgtagtctaataaaaagaaaaaaacaatattcaGGATTATGATTGTTTTTCTCGGTCTTTCTGGCAGTTAAACATGCACTAAATATTGCCCTCTGTTATATTTTGTATCCTGTTCTCTTTATAACAAGTACCAGTCACTTAGTCTTCCTTTATCAAATGGTTCATATTCAATGATGTTTAACTATCTGCTATGTAATTTCTATGGCTTGAATTTAATTCATTCCCATTGTTATCAAGCAGGAACAAAATTAGCATTGTGGAAGCTGGTGCATTAGAGCCAATAATTAGTTTCCTCAAGTCACCAAATCCAAATCTGCAGGAGTATGCAACTGCATCTTTGCTCACTCTATCTGCCTCTCCAACCAACAAACCAATCATTAGTGCTTGTGGCACCATTCCTCTTCTTGTGAATATTCTAAGAGATGGAAGTCCTCAAGCTAAAGTTGATGCTGTGATGGCACTGTCCAATTTATCAACAACACAACCTGAAAACCTCAGCATCATTCTTGAAACAAATGCAATGCCTTTTATAGTTAGTCTTCTCAAAACCTGTAGAAAATCCTCAAAAATAGCTGAAAAATGCTCTGCTTTGATAGAATCCTTGGTGGGTTATGAAAAGGGAAGAATTTCCTTAACATCTGAAGAAGGTGGAGTTCTTGCAGTTGTGGAAGTTCTTGAAAATGGGACCCCCCAAAGTAGGGAACATGCTGTTGGGGCATTGCTGACTATGTGCCAAAGTGATAGATGTAAATATAGGGAACCAATTCTTAGAGAAGGTGTTATTCCAGGACTTCTTGAGCTTACAGTTCAAGGAACCCCCAAGTCTCAGCCAAAGGCACGTACCCTTTTGCAGTTACTAAGAGAGTCTCCATATTCAAGACCTAAAGCTGAACCTGACATTCTTGAGAACATAGTGTGTGACATCATATCACAGATTGATGGGGATGATCAATCTGGTAGAGCAAAGAAGATGCTGGCTGAGATGGTCCAAGTCAGCATGGAGCAGAGTTTGAGACATTTACAGCAAAGGGCTCTTGTATGTACCCCTAGTGAAATGCCTATTGCAAGTTGTGCTTCTGAAGTTTCTTCAAAATATTAGTTGGGGCTTTTCTTAATTTGTATCTTTTCACCCTTTTTCTCTCTGCTCTTTTTCTTTCCAGTTGGAATTAGCAACATAAATTTTctgtaatatataaagaaaaaagaaaagtgaaaaggaaaatataacataataaaaaaatgccaGTCCAGGCCATCGTAGAGGTATCGAGTGACTGGTAATTGCCAATAAAAATGATGTTGTATGATAATAAGAGCTTGATTTTCTAGTTGATTTGTAAAGGAGCTGttgcataaaataatttacagtAGTTAAGAATCTTATCAAACCTTCTTCCTCCTCTATGCACAATTGCGTATTAAGAAAGAACTTCTACAAGGTAGATCCGGataggacttttttctttattaagttTGGTATTTTAAACATCAGAGAAGGACTCTTCAATGCTACTTTTATCAGTGCAAGAATTTTCTATTTTGGTGACAAATAATGCAGTACCTATTGTTGTGGCAaatttgatgttgatgttgatggaGTGAGGTTTGTGTGTTTGACTATTCAATCGAATCatttacaataaatttaggGAGGGCTTAAATCTTTTGATGATGACGGATAACAATTGAATCATTAATTCATTACACGCATACACACCTACCCACTCACACACATATTATAGGATCCACAAAAATAAGTGAAGAATCCATTTAAGAGCCTTAGCATTGGAGATGCACTAATTATCGAAGAGAAACCACCTAGACTGAACGCTACATATTTCTTTATAGTGCTTATTAGAGTAATTGAGTTTTTCTTTCATAGAATCTGCTGCAAGCCTGCAACACTAACTCATTGCTGTCTAGCTTCAATAAGTCCAAGTCCAATACCTTATTCCACGAGTTTCTTTGATAGAGTTCAGATTTTGTTGCACTTTTGTTCTGGTTTTGTCGGAACCAACTAACCATCACTTAAAATAGTTCCCAATTactgtttttttctctcttccacGTCCAATAAGGCAATAACTGAATGCTCATCTTGAATGAGGGGTGGCATTTTGAAGAGGAACAAAGAATAATAAGCATAACCATTATCTGAAACACGTGCACTCCAACAATAGCTAGAGACAATTTAGTGCATGTATGTTTGGTTTTTCAATTGAGATCCACATTTAGTGCAAAATTACATCAAAGACAACGCAAAAGCATTTACTAGTTCATGATCATTAGTTGTGTTGGGGATCCACATTTACTAGCTAGGACCTAACATGTTTCCAAACACATTGTTTAATCTTCATGTGAGGTATATACTTTTAGACATCcgaggaaaaaaatatagaagatCTACTTAAAATTCACACCGAGTTTGCCTTGACAAGCTGAGTGATATGATAGCAAAGGTTTGGAAAGTGCTAAACTTAGTTtagtttgaaatttttaattgtaaaatttcgTGTTAGCAGCACTGtgttttaaattctaaaatggATATTTATCCTAGTTTATCTCAACTAGTCAACCGGGACGTCTTGTTTTCAAcacaaataaatttgattttaatattaatttttattgaaagattTACTTTaatcaaaaactgaaaaaaaaaatgattttc
This region includes:
- the LOC114398298 gene encoding U-box domain-containing protein 4-like, with amino-acid sequence MEGFSPEAEATAVAVRRALELLQLNDPVLRVQAARDIRRLTKTSQRCRRQLRQAVAPLVSMLRVDSSEFHEPALLALLNLAVQDEKNKISIVEAGALEPIISFLKSPNPNLQEYATASLLTLSASPTNKPIISACGTIPLLVNILRDGSPQAKVDAVMALSNLSTTQPENLSIILETNAMPFIVSLLKTCRKSSKIAEKCSALIESLVGYEKGRISLTSEEGGVLAVVEVLENGTPQSREHAVGALLTMCQSDRCKYREPILREGVIPGLLELTVQGTPKSQPKARTLLQLLRESPYSRPKAEPDILENIVCDIISQIDGDDQSGRAKKMLAEMVQVSMEQSLRHLQQRALVCTPSEMPIASCASEVSSKY